From Paenibacillus graminis, a single genomic window includes:
- a CDS encoding regulatory protein RecX: MVIQLNPEPEEQDEQVLADFPADEQLVITRVERQKKSDHRYIIHFGTYQMTVHEDVMIKYRMITGSSFMKTDLEEIVVADERQRAYVEGLRYLERKPRTSQEMARRLREKEIGETIIAEVLVRLQQERLLDDPLYAKQWAEQRITNQRKGKLWIRQELREKGIDKLLISEALENITPEQELESALQTGRKKWNLIRGDVNDKRRKTGAFLMRRGFSGDMVRQVLNILREEEDFEGDEEEIYFPD; the protein is encoded by the coding sequence ATGGTCATACAATTAAATCCCGAACCCGAAGAGCAGGACGAGCAGGTGCTGGCTGATTTTCCTGCGGATGAGCAGCTGGTGATTACACGGGTGGAACGGCAGAAAAAGTCTGACCACCGTTATATTATTCATTTCGGCACCTATCAGATGACCGTTCATGAAGATGTCATGATTAAGTACCGGATGATTACAGGCAGCTCTTTCATGAAGACTGATCTGGAAGAGATCGTTGTAGCGGATGAACGCCAGCGGGCTTATGTGGAGGGCCTGCGGTATCTGGAGCGTAAGCCCCGGACGTCTCAGGAGATGGCCCGCCGTTTACGGGAGAAGGAAATAGGAGAGACTATTATTGCCGAAGTTCTGGTGCGGCTGCAGCAGGAGCGTCTGCTGGATGATCCCCTGTATGCCAAGCAATGGGCAGAGCAGCGTATTACGAACCAGCGCAAAGGCAAGCTGTGGATCCGTCAGGAACTGCGCGAGAAGGGCATTGACAAGCTGCTGATTTCCGAGGCGCTGGAGAATATTACTCCCGAGCAGGAGCTGGAGAGCGCTTTGCAGACGGGAAGAAAGAAATGGAATTTGATCCGCGGCGATGTGAATGACAAGCGCAGAAAGACCGGCGCATTTCTTATGCGGCGGGGATTTTCCGGGGATATGGTGCGCCAGGTACTGAATATTTTACGCGAGGAAGAAGATTTTGAAGGCGATGAAGAGGAAATTTACTTCCCCGACTGA
- the recA gene encoding recombinase RecA, translating into MSDRRAALDMALRQIEKQFGKGSIMKLGESNHMKVEVVPSGSLALDIALGIGGLPKGRIIEVYGPESSGKTTVALHAIAEVQKVGGQAAFIDAEHALDPKYANALGVNIDELLLSQPDTGEQALEIAEALVRSGAVDIIVVDSVAALVPKAEIEGDMGDSHVGLQARLMSQALRKLSGAINKSNTIAIFINQLREKIGVMFGNPETTPGGRALKFYSSVRLDVRRVESIKMGNDVVGNRTKIKVVKNKVAPPFKQADVDIMYGEGISKEGSLVDIGTEMDIVNKSGAWYSYEGERLGQGRENSKQFLKEHQDIALLIENKIREASNLSTIVAAPTESDVAAEQEEEEKLLLEIE; encoded by the coding sequence TTGTCAGATCGTCGTGCGGCGCTTGATATGGCGCTTCGTCAAATAGAAAAACAATTCGGTAAAGGTTCGATCATGAAATTGGGAGAATCCAACCACATGAAGGTGGAAGTGGTACCTAGCGGATCTTTGGCACTTGATATTGCACTAGGTATAGGCGGACTTCCCAAAGGACGTATTATTGAAGTATATGGACCGGAATCTTCCGGTAAGACAACAGTTGCCTTGCATGCGATTGCAGAAGTGCAAAAGGTTGGCGGACAAGCTGCATTTATCGATGCTGAGCATGCGCTTGATCCTAAATACGCTAACGCGCTTGGCGTTAACATCGATGAGCTGCTGCTGTCCCAGCCGGACACCGGCGAGCAGGCGCTGGAAATCGCTGAAGCACTTGTCCGCAGTGGTGCGGTCGACATCATCGTAGTGGACTCCGTGGCAGCATTGGTTCCGAAAGCGGAAATCGAAGGCGACATGGGTGATTCCCATGTAGGCTTGCAGGCCCGCCTGATGTCTCAGGCTTTGCGGAAGCTGTCCGGGGCAATCAACAAGTCGAATACCATTGCTATCTTCATCAACCAGCTTCGTGAGAAGATTGGTGTAATGTTCGGTAACCCGGAAACAACACCCGGCGGCCGGGCATTGAAATTCTACTCTTCCGTGCGTCTGGATGTGCGCCGCGTTGAGAGCATTAAGATGGGCAACGATGTGGTGGGCAACCGCACCAAGATCAAGGTTGTGAAGAACAAGGTAGCTCCTCCGTTCAAGCAGGCTGATGTTGATATCATGTATGGTGAAGGAATCTCCAAAGAAGGAAGCCTCGTGGACATTGGTACTGAAATGGACATCGTCAACAAGAGCGGTGCCTGGTACTCTTACGAAGGTGAGCGTCTTGGACAAGGCCGTGAGAATTCTAAGCAGTTCCTGAAGGAACACCAGGATATTGCCCTGTTGATTGAGAATAAGATTCGTGAAGCAAGCAATCTGTCAACAATTGTGGCTGCGCCAACTGAATCTGATGTGGCAGCGGAGCAAGAGGAAGAAGAAAAGCTGCTGCTTGAAATCGAATAA
- a CDS encoding competence/damage-inducible protein A, with the protein MKAEIIAVGTELLLGQIVNSNAQFLSQELAALGIDVFFQTVVGDNSSRLQQAIEIARSRADVILFTGGIGPTEDDLTKDALAASLGRSLHIDQLAMDHVQRFFDERKIVMTENNRKQALIIDGTTPLPNETGLAVGLALADGGKYYIVLPGPPREMKPMFTGQAKPWLQQHALTGEMPIYSKMLKFAGIGESLLEDKLIDLIRNQSDPTIAPYAKEGEVTVRISTKAPSEREAMQKLEVLEKTIQEILPEHMYANIDVPLEQLIVDWMADAGLTVSAAESCTGGLLMESITNIPGSASMFLGGIVCYSNDMKKKLLNVPSALLEGPDAPGAVSREVAEVLADQVRMIADSDFGLSVTGVAGPGYSERKPVGLVFIGLAERGRPTEVYELNLKGTRENIRLRTVKSLLYRLWRRLEERKVDTPLEGSALQ; encoded by the coding sequence ATGAAAGCGGAAATTATTGCCGTTGGTACAGAACTTTTACTTGGACAGATCGTAAACAGCAATGCCCAGTTTCTATCCCAGGAGCTGGCGGCGCTTGGAATCGATGTGTTCTTTCAGACCGTCGTTGGGGATAACAGCAGCCGCCTTCAGCAGGCCATCGAAATTGCCCGCAGCCGTGCGGATGTCATTCTTTTCACCGGCGGAATTGGCCCCACCGAAGATGATCTTACCAAAGACGCGCTTGCGGCTTCCCTGGGCCGCAGCCTGCATATTGATCAGCTTGCCATGGATCATGTCCAGCGTTTTTTTGATGAACGCAAGATTGTAATGACCGAAAATAACCGCAAACAGGCACTTATCATTGATGGAACCACACCGCTTCCGAACGAAACGGGGCTTGCTGTGGGCCTTGCGCTTGCAGACGGAGGCAAATATTACATTGTACTTCCCGGTCCTCCGCGTGAGATGAAGCCTATGTTCACAGGCCAGGCCAAACCTTGGCTGCAGCAGCATGCACTGACCGGTGAAATGCCGATTTATTCGAAGATGCTTAAGTTCGCCGGCATTGGAGAATCCCTTTTGGAGGATAAGCTGATTGACCTGATTAGGAATCAGAGTGATCCGACTATTGCTCCTTATGCCAAGGAGGGCGAGGTAACGGTCCGCATATCCACCAAAGCCCCTTCTGAACGGGAGGCCATGCAGAAGCTGGAAGTGCTGGAGAAGACAATTCAGGAGATCCTGCCGGAGCATATGTACGCCAATATCGATGTGCCGCTGGAACAGCTGATCGTCGATTGGATGGCGGATGCCGGATTGACTGTGAGTGCGGCGGAGAGCTGCACCGGCGGCCTGCTGATGGAGAGCATTACGAATATTCCGGGCAGCGCCTCGATGTTTCTCGGAGGAATCGTATGCTATTCCAATGATATGAAGAAGAAGCTGCTGAATGTGCCGTCAGCCCTTCTGGAGGGACCGGATGCGCCGGGCGCGGTAAGCCGGGAAGTAGCCGAGGTGCTGGCGGATCAGGTCAGAATGATTGCAGACAGTGATTTCGGATTGTCGGTTACCGGTGTAGCCGGTCCGGGATATTCTGAACGCAAGCCGGTCGGGCTTGTGTTCATCGGACTGGCGGAACGCGGCCGGCCTACCGAGGTCTATGAGCTGAACCTTAAGGGTACGAGGGAGAACATCCGTTTGCGGACGGTGAAGTCGCTTCTGTACCGCCTCTGGCGCAGACTGGAGGAGCGCAAGGTGGATACACCGCTTGAAGGGTCAGCCTTGCAATAA
- the pgsA gene encoding CDP-diacylglycerol--glycerol-3-phosphate 3-phosphatidyltransferase gives MNLPNRITLARICLIPIMMFFLLINFSFYPEPIHWGSFQLSFNHLIAAVIFLLAASTDGIDGYIARKYNMVTNLGKLLDPLADKLLVSAVLISLVELGRCDSWIAIVIISREFAVTGLRQVALLEGKVVAASRWGKIKTVIQIVAISLLLLNNFPFQFVSIPVDDIAIWAAALVTIYSGIDYFVKNKDLLELHNA, from the coding sequence GTGAATTTGCCTAACCGCATTACGCTGGCACGTATTTGTCTTATCCCGATTATGATGTTTTTCTTGCTGATTAATTTCAGCTTTTATCCGGAACCGATTCATTGGGGCTCGTTCCAGCTTTCCTTTAATCATCTGATTGCAGCGGTGATCTTTTTGCTTGCGGCCAGCACCGATGGCATAGACGGTTATATCGCCCGGAAATACAACATGGTCACCAATCTGGGCAAGCTGCTCGACCCTCTTGCGGACAAGCTGCTGGTCTCGGCTGTGCTGATTTCCCTGGTGGAACTGGGCAGATGCGACTCATGGATCGCAATCGTTATTATCAGCCGCGAGTTCGCAGTAACCGGACTGCGCCAGGTAGCGCTGCTCGAAGGTAAAGTGGTTGCTGCCAGCAGGTGGGGCAAGATAAAGACTGTTATTCAGATTGTTGCAATTTCACTGCTGCTGCTGAATAACTTTCCGTTTCAATTCGTCAGTATTCCTGTAGATGATATTGCCATCTGGGCTGCAGCACTTGTTACTATCTATTCCGGCATTGACTATTTCGTAAAAAATAAAGATTTGCTGGAGCTTCATAACGCTTAA
- a CDS encoding YajQ family cyclic di-GMP-binding protein, which yields MSSESSFDIVSKMDMQELTNAVHQTEKEIDNRFDFKNSKSSLKLEKDALIIASEDEYKLNAVIDILQSKMVKRGITLKNLDFGKVEPASLGTVRQRLGLKQGIDQENAKKINILIRDSKLKVKSQIQGDQIRVTGKSRDDLQQIIQILRKADLPLDLQFNNLK from the coding sequence TTGAGTTCGGAAAGTTCATTTGATATCGTGTCCAAAATGGACATGCAGGAGTTGACCAATGCTGTTCACCAGACGGAGAAGGAGATCGATAACCGCTTTGACTTCAAGAACAGCAAGAGCAGTCTGAAGCTGGAGAAGGATGCGCTTATTATCGCTTCAGAAGATGAATACAAGCTGAATGCCGTCATCGATATTTTACAGTCGAAGATGGTCAAGCGCGGCATTACACTCAAGAATCTGGATTTTGGCAAAGTTGAACCGGCTTCTCTGGGCACTGTGCGCCAGCGTCTGGGTCTTAAGCAGGGAATTGATCAGGAAAATGCCAAAAAAATCAACATTCTGATCCGTGATTCGAAGCTGAAGGTGAAAAGTCAAATCCAGGGGGACCAAATCCGCGTAACCGGCAAAAGCCGTGATGATCTGCAGCAGATTATCCAGATTCTGCGCAAAGCCGATTTACCGCTGGATCTGCAGTTTAATAACTTAAAGTAA
- a CDS encoding RodZ domain-containing protein encodes MSELGRHLKEARLQKGMSLDDVQEVTKIRKKYLEAIEAGDYKVLPGSFYVRAFIKTYAEAVDVNPDELMEEHGNVPAAPVETPMETVIQKRSRRPETERNAKWLPTVLMWTFPVLIIVVIYMYASSNMNKPEPDKAEPGSLTTATQDPSKVQPSPTAVGGGVAAPSASAGAGSGTATPEATTAPSASPSPSPSPSSEEVTVTQDRKSGKTTVYKVSAPAGSAVQVQIAASGVSWLEVYKGENSKGEKLSFGNTAAGDNLSFTLDSEGMYIKSGYSPATEITVNGQVITDGKTSSRLLLELDDSSASGDPTGTQNSGTEGSQDNVTNQENTTPE; translated from the coding sequence ATGTCGGAACTGGGCCGGCATTTGAAGGAGGCGCGTCTGCAAAAAGGGATGAGCCTTGATGATGTCCAGGAAGTAACGAAAATCCGCAAAAAATATTTAGAAGCCATCGAAGCGGGGGATTATAAGGTGTTGCCGGGAAGCTTTTATGTCCGGGCATTCATCAAAACCTATGCGGAGGCCGTGGATGTAAATCCCGACGAGCTGATGGAGGAGCACGGCAACGTGCCTGCCGCTCCGGTAGAGACACCGATGGAAACAGTGATACAGAAGCGCAGCCGCAGACCAGAAACGGAACGGAATGCGAAATGGCTGCCAACAGTTCTGATGTGGACCTTTCCCGTGCTTATTATCGTGGTGATTTACATGTACGCTTCTTCCAATATGAACAAACCGGAACCGGACAAAGCCGAACCTGGCAGTCTGACCACGGCTACACAGGATCCATCGAAGGTTCAGCCTTCACCTACTGCAGTGGGAGGAGGTGTTGCAGCGCCTTCCGCTTCGGCAGGTGCCGGTTCGGGCACAGCAACTCCTGAGGCGACAACAGCTCCATCGGCTTCACCATCTCCATCCCCATCCCCATCCTCCGAGGAGGTTACGGTCACTCAGGACCGCAAATCGGGAAAAACGACGGTGTATAAGGTGTCAGCACCTGCTGGAAGCGCTGTTCAGGTGCAGATCGCTGCGAGTGGGGTGAGCTGGCTTGAAGTCTACAAAGGCGAGAACTCCAAAGGAGAGAAGCTGAGCTTCGGCAATACTGCTGCCGGGGACAACCTGAGCTTCACGCTCGACAGTGAAGGCATGTACATTAAGTCCGGGTACTCCCCGGCTACGGAAATAACAGTCAACGGACAAGTAATCACAGACGGCAAAACCTCATCCCGGCTTCTTCTGGAGCTGGATGATAGCTCAGCGTCCGGAGACCCAACAGGAACACAGAACAGCGGCACTGAGGGAAGCCAGGACAATGTAACCAATCAGGAGAATACAACTCCCGAATGA
- a CDS encoding DUF3388 domain-containing protein, whose amino-acid sequence MEYKQWYMEYKIHKNRPGLLGDIASMLGMLEVNILTINGVEGKTRGMLLETSDDEKIMLMGEMLKKVDNITVTALRSPRLVDKLAVRHGRYIDRDSDDRKTFRFTRDELGLLVDFLGELFKREGNQVIGLRGMPRVGKTESIIAGSVCAMKRWTFVSSTLLRQTVRSQLAEDEMNPHNVFIIDGIVSTIRSNEKHYNLLQHVMSMPSTKVIEHPDIFVRESEYTYDNFDIIIELRNIPSEEILYDSFTTSYSDDL is encoded by the coding sequence GTGGAATATAAACAATGGTACATGGAGTATAAGATACATAAGAACAGACCTGGTCTGCTTGGTGATATCGCTTCAATGCTCGGAATGCTGGAGGTCAATATCCTGACCATTAACGGAGTAGAAGGCAAGACCCGCGGAATGCTGCTGGAAACAAGTGACGATGAAAAAATCATGCTGATGGGCGAAATGCTCAAAAAAGTTGATAATATAACGGTGACTGCGCTGCGTTCCCCGCGGCTTGTTGACAAGCTGGCCGTACGGCATGGGCGCTATATCGACCGTGACTCGGATGACCGCAAGACGTTCCGGTTCACCAGGGATGAACTGGGGCTGCTGGTTGATTTTCTCGGTGAGCTGTTTAAACGGGAAGGAAATCAGGTTATAGGTCTTCGGGGCATGCCGCGTGTCGGCAAGACGGAATCGATTATCGCCGGCAGTGTCTGCGCCATGAAGCGCTGGACGTTTGTCTCTTCGACGTTATTGCGCCAGACGGTGCGCAGCCAGCTCGCTGAAGATGAAATGAATCCGCACAATGTATTCATTATTGACGGTATTGTCAGCACGATCCGTTCCAACGAGAAGCACTATAATCTGCTGCAGCATGTGATGAGCATGCCAAGCACGAAGGTGATTGAGCACCCGGATATTTTTGTGCGGGAATCTGAATACACCTATGATAATTTCGATATTATTATCGAGCTGCGCAATATACCAAGCGAAGAGATATTGTACGACTCGTTCACGACGAGCTACAGTGATGATCTATAA
- a CDS encoding DUF3243 domain-containing protein, whose product MSTDSVVKNFDTWKSFLGDRVIQAEKMGMSEETISKLAFEIGEFLDKKVDPGNYSNRAIKELWDVGTDDEKHTIASLMVKLAKKNA is encoded by the coding sequence ATGTCAACAGACTCCGTAGTGAAGAACTTTGATACCTGGAAGAGCTTTCTGGGAGACCGGGTCATTCAGGCTGAAAAAATGGGGATGAGCGAAGAAACCATTTCCAAGCTGGCTTTTGAAATCGGGGAGTTTCTCGATAAAAAAGTCGATCCGGGTAATTACTCCAACCGGGCGATCAAAGAGCTGTGGGATGTCGGCACGGATGATGAGAAGCATACCATTGCTTCCCTCATGGTGAAGCTGGCGAAGAAAAACGCATAG
- the ymfI gene encoding elongation factor P 5-aminopentanone reductase, with translation MTLSGENSKPIGEMTVLITGGSGGIGGAIAERFASVGMNIVIHYMNSHEAANDVARRCMALGAKVMTVAADMKDRSQLVRMAERLAISGMQPDILVNNAGKAHYGMLADVTEEEWDEIMAVNLKGTFLCSQIFMPYMVSQRYGRIINVSSVWGISGASCEVAYSASKGGVNAFTKALAKELAPSGVTVNAVAPGAVQTAMLAGLQADEMRMLEEEIPAGRLASPEEISSLVYFLALPESGYITGQIISPNGGWIT, from the coding sequence ATGACGCTTTCGGGAGAGAACAGCAAACCAATCGGGGAAATGACCGTGCTTATTACCGGAGGCAGCGGGGGAATCGGCGGTGCGATTGCCGAGCGCTTTGCCTCGGTCGGAATGAATATTGTGATTCATTATATGAATTCGCACGAAGCGGCGAATGATGTGGCCCGGCGCTGTATGGCGCTTGGAGCCAAGGTAATGACAGTGGCTGCGGATATGAAGGACCGCAGCCAGCTTGTGCGCATGGCCGAAAGGCTCGCAATCAGCGGAATGCAGCCGGATATTCTGGTAAATAACGCCGGCAAGGCGCATTACGGGATGCTGGCGGATGTGACTGAGGAAGAATGGGACGAGATCATGGCGGTCAATCTGAAAGGCACCTTCCTGTGCAGCCAGATTTTTATGCCATATATGGTGTCCCAGCGGTATGGACGGATTATCAATGTATCCTCGGTCTGGGGAATTTCCGGCGCCTCCTGTGAGGTCGCTTATTCCGCCAGCAAAGGCGGTGTGAATGCCTTTACTAAGGCACTTGCGAAGGAATTGGCCCCATCGGGTGTCACGGTCAATGCCGTAGCCCCTGGAGCCGTACAGACGGCGATGCTCGCCGGCCTGCAGGCGGATGAGATGCGGATGCTGGAGGAGGAGATTCCGGCAGGACGTCTGGCTTCTCCAGAGGAGATCTCTTCGCTGGTGTATTTTCTGGCGCTTCCGGAATCCGGTTATATTACCGGGCAGATCATCAGTCCGAACGGCGGGTGGATCACCTGA
- the yfmH gene encoding EF-P 5-aminopentanol modification-associated protein YfmH has product MEKIHYEKLQETLYHEVMDNGLQVYVLPKPAFLKTYATFATKYGSVDNHFKVAGSEETTVPDGIAHFLEHKMFEEPEGDIFATFASNGASANAFTSFDQTVYLFSATENIETNLSTLVDFVQRPYFTDENVEKEKGIIGQEINMYADNPDWRVYFGLIEAMYSKHPVHIDIAGTIESIATITKETLYTCYNSFYHPSNMLLFVVGGVDPEKVFELVRSNQNSKSYGKQGEIQRIFEEEPAQVATKVKESRLAVSMPKMLFGFKEKAEGLTGEAAVRRDLTTKLMLDLLLGSSTALYQKLYDEELISDSFGHEFNSSPQYAFSAIGGDTKDTDLLLKRIKEEINLVLESGFAEKDFERARKKKIGGYLRMLNSPESIAHEFTRYQFRGGDLFEVLPLYESITLEEVNERLRSHVDWEQLAVSLVVSP; this is encoded by the coding sequence GTGGAAAAGATTCATTACGAGAAACTTCAAGAAACGCTGTATCACGAGGTTATGGATAACGGTCTGCAGGTGTATGTGCTGCCGAAGCCGGCTTTTCTCAAAACCTATGCTACCTTTGCAACCAAATACGGGTCGGTGGATAATCATTTCAAGGTTGCAGGGAGCGAAGAAACGACAGTTCCTGACGGCATAGCCCACTTTCTGGAGCATAAAATGTTCGAGGAGCCGGAAGGCGATATTTTCGCCACCTTTGCCTCCAACGGAGCTTCAGCCAATGCGTTCACCAGCTTTGACCAGACGGTATACCTCTTTTCGGCAACTGAAAATATCGAGACCAACCTGAGTACGCTTGTGGATTTCGTGCAGCGGCCTTATTTCACCGATGAGAATGTGGAGAAGGAAAAGGGCATCATCGGCCAGGAAATCAACATGTATGCGGATAATCCCGACTGGCGCGTTTATTTTGGTTTGATCGAAGCCATGTATTCCAAACATCCGGTCCATATCGATATTGCCGGTACCATCGAATCGATTGCCACGATTACCAAAGAAACCTTGTATACCTGCTACAATTCCTTCTACCATCCCAGCAATATGCTGTTGTTTGTAGTCGGCGGAGTCGATCCGGAGAAGGTGTTCGAGCTGGTCCGCAGCAACCAGAACAGCAAATCTTACGGCAAGCAGGGTGAAATCCAGCGTATATTTGAGGAAGAGCCTGCCCAGGTGGCCACAAAAGTCAAGGAGAGCAGACTGGCGGTATCCATGCCGAAAATGCTGTTTGGCTTCAAGGAAAAGGCGGAGGGCCTGACCGGGGAAGCTGCGGTGCGCCGCGATTTGACGACCAAGCTGATGCTGGACCTGCTGCTCGGGAGCAGTACGGCACTGTACCAGAAACTGTATGACGAAGAGCTGATTTCGGACAGCTTCGGACATGAATTCAACAGCTCGCCGCAATATGCGTTTTCGGCTATCGGCGGTGATACCAAAGACACTGATCTGCTGCTGAAGCGGATTAAAGAAGAAATTAATCTCGTGCTGGAGTCTGGTTTTGCGGAGAAGGATTTTGAACGGGCCCGCAAAAAGAAAATCGGCGGCTATCTGCGCATGCTGAATTCGCCTGAGAGCATTGCCCATGAATTCACGCGGTACCAGTTCCGCGGAGGGGACCTTTTTGAAGTGCTTCCGCTTTATGAATCGATCACCCTGGAAGAAGTCAACGAACGTCTGCGCTCGCATGTCGACTGGGAGCAGCTTGCAGTGTCGCTTGTGGTGAGCCCTTAA
- the yfmF gene encoding EF-P 5-aminopentanol modification-associated protein YfmF, with product MRIHVLPTKAFKTFAISLYAGVPLDENTVTPTALIPFVLRRGTANYPETTQFRERLEELYGAGFGFDIYKRGDYQIVQFRMDTINDSFVQSKESLLGESFAFLGEVLTKPLLEAGCFRASYVATERETVRKKLEAIVNDKIRYAAERCIEEMCRKEPYRLHPLGQRADLDGITPESLYQSYNSWLGGAILDLYVVGDTTPEEVEKLVTRHFGRAHGNTAGYSSNFSPVTVSEVRTVEEKLDVSQGKLNMGLRTSITYKDDRYASALMYNGILGGYPHSKLFVNVREKESLAYYASSRYDGHKGIGTIQSGIETQNYSKAVDIIRRQLDELQAGNITELELSQTKAMIRNLLSEIQDSAFEMISFDFNRQLSGKDRSAQELLAQVDSTGAEDVKAAAGTFELDTIYFLTGKGE from the coding sequence ATGCGTATTCACGTCCTGCCGACCAAGGCGTTCAAGACATTCGCCATCTCACTCTATGCCGGTGTTCCGCTTGATGAAAATACGGTAACCCCGACTGCGCTAATTCCCTTTGTGCTGCGCAGAGGGACGGCGAATTATCCCGAAACCACACAGTTCCGTGAGCGTTTGGAGGAGCTGTACGGGGCCGGTTTCGGTTTTGACATTTATAAAAGAGGCGACTATCAGATTGTCCAGTTTCGCATGGATACGATCAATGATTCCTTCGTGCAGAGCAAAGAAAGCCTGCTGGGCGAATCGTTTGCGTTTCTCGGAGAGGTGCTGACGAAGCCGCTGCTGGAGGCAGGGTGTTTCCGTGCTTCCTATGTAGCTACAGAGCGCGAAACCGTGCGCAAGAAGCTGGAGGCCATCGTCAACGACAAAATCCGTTATGCTGCCGAACGCTGCATTGAAGAAATGTGCCGGAAGGAACCTTATCGTCTTCACCCGCTGGGCCAAAGAGCCGACCTCGACGGCATTACCCCTGAATCGCTCTATCAGTCCTATAATTCCTGGCTGGGCGGGGCCATTCTCGACCTGTATGTTGTAGGTGACACCACCCCTGAGGAAGTTGAGAAGCTGGTAACCCGCCATTTCGGCCGTGCCCATGGGAACACAGCGGGATATTCCTCCAATTTTTCACCGGTAACCGTTTCTGAGGTCCGCACGGTGGAAGAGAAGCTCGATGTCAGTCAAGGGAAGCTTAACATGGGTCTGCGCACCTCAATTACTTACAAAGACGACAGGTATGCTTCAGCGCTTATGTATAACGGCATTCTGGGCGGATATCCGCACTCCAAGCTGTTTGTGAACGTGCGGGAGAAAGAGAGCCTGGCTTATTACGCATCCTCGCGTTATGACGGTCATAAAGGCATTGGCACGATTCAATCGGGGATTGAGACACAGAATTACAGCAAAGCCGTGGACATTATCCGCAGGCAGCTGGATGAGCTCCAGGCCGGGAATATCACCGAGCTGGAGCTGAGCCAGACCAAAGCCATGATCCGCAATCTGCTCTCCGAAATTCAGGACTCCGCTTTTGAAATGATTTCCTTTGATTTCAACCGCCAGTTGTCCGGAAAAGACCGCTCCGCCCAGGAACTCCTGGCTCAGGTAGACAGCACGGGAGCAGAAGATGTGAAGGCTGCGGCCGGGACCTTTGAGCTGGATACGATTTATTTTCTGACAGGGAAGGGGGAATAG
- the sleB gene encoding spore cortex-lytic enzyme, giving the protein MTKHKQWIFAALTLTLAAAPFTAILIKEPGAVYANQNNHTSPTTGSTVPEEEALPAFGTTLLKVGSSGQDVYELQGRLKHLGFYAGAIDSQFGAKTKNAVTWFQWKFGMKADGVVGAKTKLKLYNATKAWKPTEPSTSTAKKNGGNGNAGASNAANTNTAELSSGNTMGLSENDLKIMANAVYGESRGEPFEGQVAVAAVILNRVKSPSFPNTPSGVIFQPGAFTAVADGQIYLEPNEQARKAVQQALNGWDPSGGCIYYFNPKTATSKWIWGRPQVKTIGQHIFCM; this is encoded by the coding sequence ATGACAAAGCATAAGCAATGGATATTTGCCGCACTAACCCTTACACTGGCAGCTGCACCATTCACAGCTATTCTTATCAAGGAACCAGGTGCAGTCTACGCAAATCAGAATAATCATACATCTCCAACGACGGGGAGCACTGTTCCGGAGGAAGAGGCACTGCCTGCATTTGGGACGACCCTGCTTAAGGTGGGTTCTTCCGGACAGGATGTCTACGAGCTGCAGGGCAGGCTCAAGCATCTCGGATTTTATGCAGGTGCCATAGACAGCCAATTCGGGGCCAAAACTAAAAATGCAGTTACCTGGTTCCAGTGGAAATTTGGGATGAAAGCTGACGGTGTTGTCGGGGCCAAAACAAAGCTGAAGCTCTATAACGCCACCAAAGCCTGGAAGCCTACAGAACCTTCAACCAGCACCGCCAAGAAGAATGGAGGCAACGGAAACGCCGGAGCTTCAAATGCGGCTAACACGAATACAGCCGAACTTAGCTCAGGCAACACCATGGGGTTGTCGGAGAATGATCTCAAGATTATGGCCAATGCCGTATATGGAGAGTCGCGCGGTGAACCGTTTGAAGGCCAGGTTGCTGTGGCCGCAGTGATTCTGAACCGGGTGAAATCACCAAGCTTTCCGAATACACCTTCCGGTGTGATTTTTCAGCCGGGCGCTTTCACCGCAGTAGCAGACGGGCAGATTTATCTTGAGCCGAATGAACAGGCGCGCAAAGCGGTGCAGCAGGCCCTCAACGGCTGGGACCCTTCCGGCGGCTGCATTTATTACTTCAATCCGAAGACAGCCACTTCCAAATGGATCTGGGGCCGTCCGCAGGTGAAGACCATCGGCCAGCATATTTTCTGCATGTAG